In Sphingobacterium zeae, one genomic interval encodes:
- a CDS encoding SDR family NAD(P)-dependent oxidoreductase has product METNKVWFITGGSKGIGLSLVKKLVEKGYRVAATSRKLQALIDAVGRVDVAHFLPLEVDLTREKAIREAVARTVTHFGKIDVLVNNAGYGIGGAVEEIDQDEIKDSFDINVMAVIKTMQSVMPYFRQQRSGNIINVSSIAGFAPGTGWAMYAATKYAVTGLSEVMAEDVKEFGVKVTLVAPGAFRTEFLQDSSLVLAQKKIDGYSAVRTSHQRYAAMNGTQIGNPELLAQVFIDLAAHPNPPVRLYLGSDAYKRATEKIKLLSEELENNKLISYATDFNEIS; this is encoded by the coding sequence ATGGAGACAAATAAAGTATGGTTTATAACGGGAGGGTCCAAAGGTATCGGACTGTCGTTGGTAAAAAAACTGGTTGAAAAGGGCTATCGCGTAGCAGCAACAAGTCGAAAATTGCAGGCATTAATCGACGCAGTAGGACGTGTTGACGTGGCGCATTTTTTACCTCTGGAAGTGGATTTGACACGTGAGAAAGCGATCCGTGAAGCTGTCGCACGTACCGTTACTCACTTTGGTAAAATTGACGTTTTGGTGAATAATGCAGGCTACGGCATCGGGGGAGCGGTTGAAGAAATAGATCAGGATGAAATCAAAGATAGTTTTGACATTAACGTCATGGCTGTCATCAAAACGATGCAGTCCGTTATGCCTTACTTTAGGCAGCAGCGGTCGGGCAACATCATTAATGTTTCTTCTATTGCGGGTTTTGCCCCGGGAACTGGCTGGGCAATGTATGCTGCCACAAAATATGCGGTAACAGGACTATCAGAAGTCATGGCAGAAGATGTAAAGGAGTTTGGCGTGAAGGTGACGCTGGTGGCGCCGGGAGCTTTCCGCACCGAGTTTCTGCAAGATAGTTCACTTGTTTTGGCCCAAAAGAAAATTGATGGCTACAGCGCGGTGAGGACCTCGCATCAGAGATATGCAGCGATGAACGGGACACAGATCGGCAATCCCGAACTGCTGGCTCAGGTTTTTATTGATCTGGCAGCGCATCCCAATCCTCCTGTGCGCCTCTACCTGGGAAGCGATGCCTACAAAAGGGCAACGGAAAAAATCAAGTTACTTTCGGAAGAGCTGGAAAATAATAAGCTTATTTCTTATGCGACTGATTTTAACGAAATCTCTTAA